The proteins below are encoded in one region of Pseudomonas putida S13.1.2:
- a CDS encoding NUDIX hydrolase, whose amino-acid sequence MPTAPRYCPHCTTELARGVPTGDTHERLHCTGCGYIHYINPKIIAGCIIERDGKYLLCQRAIPPRPGTWTLPAGFMEAGETTEQAALREVWEESGVRADIVSPYSIFSVPKISEVYIIFRASVTEETGQYGPETLAYKFFEPDAIPWDEIYYPAIRQILERYILERQAGVYGIYMGNDDTGKVHFIR is encoded by the coding sequence ATGCCTACCGCCCCGCGCTATTGCCCGCACTGCACCACGGAACTGGCCCGGGGCGTTCCCACAGGCGACACCCACGAACGCCTGCACTGCACCGGCTGCGGCTATATCCATTACATCAACCCGAAGATCATCGCCGGCTGCATCATCGAGCGCGATGGCAAGTACCTGTTGTGCCAGCGCGCCATCCCGCCACGCCCCGGCACATGGACCTTGCCGGCCGGGTTCATGGAGGCTGGCGAAACCACCGAGCAGGCTGCACTGCGCGAGGTCTGGGAAGAAAGCGGCGTGCGCGCCGACATCGTCTCGCCCTACTCCATCTTCAGCGTGCCGAAAATCAGCGAGGTGTACATCATCTTCCGCGCCAGCGTCACCGAAGAAACCGGGCAGTACGGCCCGGAGACCCTGGCATACAAGTTCTTTGAACCCGACGCAATTCCGTGGGACGAGATCTATTATCCAGCAATCCGGCAGATTCTCGAACGCTACATCCTTGAGCGGCAGGCTGGGGTTTACGGGATCTACATGGGC
- a CDS encoding GntR family transcriptional regulator, giving the protein MKRQPLDDSFKVNRNPVTLREIVLDKLRAAIMNFHLLPGDRLVERDLCDRLGVSRTSVREALRHLESEGLVEFADAKGPRVAIITLEDARDIYELRCVLEGLIVQLFTLNAKAKDIRALERALEVNREALEEGELQQVLDSVQGFYDVLLEGSGNQVAAQQLRQLQARISYLRATSVSQENRRGASNREMEKIVEAIKGGDPLVAHQASVDHVRAAAKVALDYLRQKQDDNPKVRDIVEPLALKEPRIGR; this is encoded by the coding sequence ATGAAACGCCAGCCACTCGACGACAGCTTCAAGGTCAACCGCAACCCCGTTACCCTGCGCGAAATCGTGCTAGACAAGCTGCGGGCGGCGATCATGAACTTCCACCTGCTCCCGGGCGACCGCCTGGTCGAGCGCGACCTCTGTGACCGCCTTGGCGTCAGCCGCACCTCGGTGCGCGAAGCCCTGCGTCATCTGGAGTCTGAAGGCCTGGTAGAGTTTGCCGACGCCAAGGGCCCACGCGTAGCCATCATCACCTTGGAAGACGCCCGCGACATCTACGAGCTGCGTTGCGTGCTCGAAGGCCTGATCGTGCAGCTGTTCACTCTCAACGCCAAGGCCAAGGACATTCGTGCCCTGGAACGCGCGCTGGAAGTGAACCGCGAAGCGCTGGAAGAAGGCGAGCTGCAACAGGTGCTGGACTCGGTACAAGGTTTCTACGATGTGCTGCTGGAAGGCTCCGGCAACCAGGTAGCGGCCCAGCAGCTGCGCCAGTTGCAGGCACGCATCAGCTACCTGCGCGCCACCTCGGTCTCACAGGAAAACCGCCGTGGCGCCAGCAACCGAGAAATGGAAAAGATCGTCGAAGCGATCAAGGGTGGCGACCCGCTGGTGGCCCATCAGGCTTCGGTCGACCACGTCCGCGCTGCCGCCAAGGTGGCCCTGGACTACCTGCGCCAGAAGCAGGATGACAACCCCAAGGTGCGCGACATCGTCGAGCCCCTGGCCCTCAAGGAACCCCGCATAGGTCGCTGA
- a CDS encoding carboxymuconolactone decarboxylase family protein, with protein sequence MSNEKYEKGLKIRTQVLGEDYVNRSIQNADEFTKPLQELVTEYCWGHVWGREGLSLKERSMINLAMISALNRPHELKLHIRGALRNGLSREQIREILLQVGIYCGVPAAVDSFRLAREAFAEADTESTR encoded by the coding sequence ATGAGTAACGAGAAGTATGAGAAAGGCCTGAAGATCCGCACCCAGGTGCTGGGCGAGGATTACGTCAACCGCTCGATCCAGAACGCCGACGAGTTCACCAAGCCGTTGCAGGAACTGGTCACTGAATACTGCTGGGGCCACGTCTGGGGCCGCGAAGGCTTGTCGCTCAAAGAGCGCAGCATGATAAACTTGGCCATGATTTCCGCGCTCAACAGGCCCCACGAGCTCAAGCTGCACATTCGCGGCGCATTGCGCAATGGCCTGAGCCGTGAACAGATTCGCGAAATTCTGCTCCAGGTCGGTATTTATTGCGGCGTACCCGCGGCGGTGGACAGTTTCCGCCTGGCCCGTGAAGCGTTTGCCGAAGCCGATACGGAGTCAACCCGATAA
- a CDS encoding flavin reductase family protein, translating to MIEPGIYKDVMGSFPSGVTVVTTLDADGAIVGITASAFSALSIDPALVLFCPNYASDTYPILRDSKQFAIHLLSAEQTAEAYAFAGKGKDKAKGVEWHLSELGNPLLAKATAIIECELWREYDGGDHAIIVGAVKNLVLPAEPVTPMVYHKGKLGALPPLG from the coding sequence ATGATCGAACCCGGCATCTACAAAGACGTGATGGGCTCTTTCCCGTCCGGCGTCACGGTAGTCACCACCCTGGACGCCGACGGCGCCATCGTCGGCATCACCGCCAGCGCCTTCAGCGCGTTGTCGATCGACCCGGCGCTGGTACTGTTCTGCCCCAACTACGCCTCCGACACCTACCCGATCCTGCGGGACAGCAAGCAGTTCGCGATTCACCTGCTGTCCGCCGAACAGACCGCCGAGGCCTATGCCTTCGCCGGCAAGGGCAAGGACAAGGCCAAGGGCGTCGAGTGGCACTTGAGCGAGCTGGGCAACCCGCTGCTGGCCAAGGCGACGGCGATCATCGAGTGCGAACTGTGGCGCGAGTATGACGGCGGTGACCACGCGATCATCGTCGGCGCGGTGAAGAACCTGGTGCTGCCGGCCGAGCCGGTGACGCCGATGGTTTACCACAAAGGCAAGCTGGGCGCCCTGCCGCCGCTTGGCTGA